In the Anguilla anguilla isolate fAngAng1 chromosome 7, fAngAng1.pri, whole genome shotgun sequence genome, one interval contains:
- the LOC118232545 gene encoding uncharacterized protein LOC118232545 produces the protein MGPPANRACLQTDKFSLVSDVWNKFVQNSIACYKPGANITVNEQLFPTKAWCWFTQYVSSKPDKSGIKSWLAADVDSKYMLNGFPYLGKDESRPPGQRLGENVVMRLMEPFLGKGRNVTMDNFFTSVSLAKKLVSNSMVGIINKNRRELPPSAQQQGELFTTSVLKHERVILTVYRCKPRKNICLLSTLHPTVAINNDAKRKPETVTYYNATKVGVEILDQMARLYSVKGGTCR, from the coding sequence ATGGGCCCGCCTGCAAACAGGGCCTGCCTGCAAACAGACAAATTTTCCCTTGTGTCCGATGTTTGGAACAAGTTTGTGCAGAACAGCATCGCCTGCTACAAACCTGGAGCGAACATTACAGTGAACGAGCAGTTGTTCCCCACGAAAGCTTGGTGCTGGTTCACCCAGTACGTGTCTAGCAAGCCAGATAAATCTGGCATCAAATCCTGGTTGGCTGCGGATGTGGACAGCAAATACATGCTGAATGGATTCCCATACTTGGGGAAAGATGAAAGTCGACCACCAGGGCAGCGACTGGGCGAGAATGTGGTCATGAGGCTCATGGAGCCTTTTCTTGGAAAAGGGAGGAATGTCACCATGGACAATTTCTTCACCTCTGTGTCACTGGCAAAGAAACTGGTGAGCAACAGCATGGTCGGCATAATCAACAAAAACCGGCGAGAGCTGCCCCCCTCCGCCCAACAACAAGGAGAGCTGTTCACGACATCAGTGCTGAAACACGAGAGAGTCATACTTACGGTGTACAGATGCAAGCCAAGAAAAAACATCTGTCTTCTCAGTACTTTGCACCCGACTGTGGCCATCAACAACGACGCAAAGAGGAAACCCGAGACTGTGACGTACTACAACGCAACAAAGGTTGGAGTTGAAATCTTAGACCAGATGGCCAGGCTGTACTCCGTGAAAGGAGGCACTTGTCGATAG